One segment of Polyangiaceae bacterium DNA contains the following:
- a CDS encoding carbohydrate kinase family protein, with protein sequence MVCLIVGDANADLSASLEFFPHEGDDAAITALAFQSGGTAANVAVAYARLGGASRLVTRVGEDPAAEVALRAAKRAGVDLSFVQRDADVTTGLCFAAISPSGERTFFSHRGANVALGLPDVDRVFQDAHALHVSGHALLDGEQRSTALELIDAAIQRQLPVSVDLCLPLVRKRVTEIMKLAPRLSVIFANAHELSLLGSSLGFTGNESEVIDSALAALAHAGAPLVVAKLGALGSRIAKGSSRFDIPPWPVTAIDTTGAGDGFVAAFLFVFLREGSVETAARVANVVGALVASRSGAAEASPTHEEVCAVLEKQGAIKALDVFTRPDQRIEP encoded by the coding sequence ATGGTTTGTCTCATCGTTGGCGACGCAAACGCGGATCTTTCTGCTTCTCTCGAGTTTTTCCCGCATGAAGGAGACGACGCTGCCATCACGGCGCTTGCATTTCAGAGCGGCGGCACGGCAGCGAACGTAGCGGTCGCGTATGCTCGACTGGGTGGCGCATCGCGCCTCGTCACGCGCGTTGGCGAGGATCCGGCCGCGGAGGTCGCCTTGCGGGCCGCGAAACGAGCTGGCGTCGACCTATCGTTCGTTCAGCGTGATGCGGATGTGACGACGGGACTGTGTTTTGCGGCGATATCCCCAAGCGGTGAACGTACGTTTTTCAGCCATCGCGGAGCCAACGTGGCGCTCGGTTTGCCGGACGTCGACCGAGTTTTTCAGGACGCACACGCTTTGCATGTTTCCGGACACGCGCTCCTCGATGGCGAGCAGCGCAGTACCGCACTCGAATTGATCGATGCTGCAATTCAACGACAACTTCCCGTTTCCGTGGACCTTTGCTTGCCGCTCGTGCGCAAGCGAGTGACTGAAATCATGAAGCTCGCGCCGCGTTTGTCCGTGATATTTGCCAATGCCCACGAACTTTCTTTGCTTGGCTCATCCCTGGGTTTTACCGGGAACGAATCAGAGGTCATCGACAGCGCGCTTGCCGCGCTCGCACACGCCGGAGCACCGCTCGTCGTCGCCAAACTTGGGGCCCTGGGATCGCGCATCGCAAAAGGTTCGTCTCGGTTTGACATCCCGCCATGGCCCGTCACTGCCATCGATACCACAGGCGCCGGCGATGGATTTGTCGCGGCATTTTTATTTGTTTTTCTTCGCGAGGGCTCCGTCGAAACGGCCGCTCGAGTTGCGAATGTCGTAGGGGCGCTCGTCGCGAGCCGTAGCGGTGCCGCGGAGGCATCTCCAACGCATGAAGAAGTGTGCGCAGTCCTCGAAAAGCAAGGTGCAATCAAAGCGCTTGACGTTTTCACGAGGCCGGACCAAAGAATCGAGCCATGA
- a CDS encoding VCBS repeat-containing protein — protein sequence MIRARKGRTLSIITSMLGLVGCTNLEFLESNTCGNLVVESDLGEDCDGEAGCGAPRSAHECRFTCETDPSDCKEDLGYHCGADGVCRRPKGEFVPASTDTTATARDLLVGDVNADGCAEVIVSAMRSTTVHAFSSALSSSCVESKQTLQSNRPDPEQGTVPQAALADLEVTDDTGRLSLLSPSRSLYGDGLSLHFTSGGPTLAPVLFPRFIRGGSSVRTVPASFHGKSAIVLLEQASGEAASDVTLIFDPKEAPATFPKAYQGKVEDIAAIIAADVDSSLNSPPPANERCEEIIIARHGGSHLELYKVCTGTTTYGFTKLQNWQIALNAGVRSSNATIVATDVDGDGYTDLLTNTKDQKVHVAFGFGDGRFNSKPPGPMPPPIADQKADILNDPMANEAAKDGHLFVALEFDPNHPGIDYYAPPCPPQADFSSPTCAYVAGGCEAVVADIDADGDDDVIISEGQSVDIAVHRQNGGAFNVTFLGTACPPHNLGAGDFDGDGVVDVAFFDQTSKGPEANTTALSIAYGNAFAAPSAPIMSGRFDEANGLSVVHFGHPGTGAQIGITRSIGKDNKGSALAVVEVGNERAVVAPYYLTADIMGAQSLDSLNLVAQTAGLFRKNDESKPIPALAILTQSKAAYQLWLVESNEDAGSLRAAPRSESTEIPCTSHCVLAAISRGETDTNDLLLLGDEIAVIYGAVDGEFVEEKRITLKHSFTSLISATNPPKYAPRPLVEDIDDDEWMDVVALANTGALVGLFGAADGGFTEVELIGAPSCWGKAGCGNYAAAAIDVDGDAKPDLVIAGSELPGASATTSVMAYRATTRELSAIPGISIHAEKLRADADYVALGADDIDADGVTDLVFMPSSNYFTVLRGRPEHE from the coding sequence ATGATACGTGCTCGAAAAGGCCGAACGCTCTCGATCATTACCTCCATGCTCGGGCTCGTTGGTTGCACCAATTTGGAATTTTTGGAATCGAATACGTGCGGCAATCTCGTCGTCGAATCCGACCTCGGCGAAGATTGCGATGGCGAAGCAGGCTGCGGTGCGCCGAGGTCTGCACATGAATGTCGTTTTACATGCGAAACCGATCCGTCGGATTGTAAAGAAGATCTTGGTTACCATTGCGGTGCCGATGGAGTTTGTCGTCGTCCCAAAGGTGAATTCGTTCCAGCGAGCACCGACACGACTGCGACTGCACGCGACCTGCTCGTGGGCGACGTCAATGCCGACGGATGTGCCGAAGTCATTGTGAGCGCAATGCGCTCGACGACCGTGCATGCATTTTCGAGCGCACTGTCGAGCTCGTGTGTGGAGTCGAAACAGACGCTGCAAAGCAATCGCCCGGATCCAGAGCAAGGTACGGTGCCGCAAGCTGCTCTCGCAGACCTTGAAGTTACCGACGACACGGGCCGATTGTCATTGCTATCACCGAGTCGCAGCCTTTATGGTGATGGTTTGTCGCTGCATTTCACGAGCGGTGGACCGACGTTGGCACCTGTGCTATTTCCTCGATTCATACGTGGGGGTTCGTCTGTGCGAACGGTGCCGGCATCGTTTCATGGCAAGAGCGCCATTGTGCTGCTCGAACAGGCAAGCGGCGAGGCAGCATCGGACGTGACGCTCATTTTCGACCCCAAGGAGGCGCCTGCGACGTTCCCCAAAGCATATCAGGGGAAAGTCGAGGATATTGCGGCCATCATCGCGGCCGACGTGGACTCGAGTCTCAATTCGCCACCGCCCGCGAATGAGCGCTGCGAAGAAATCATCATAGCCCGACATGGTGGGTCCCACCTGGAGCTTTACAAAGTCTGCACGGGCACGACGACGTACGGGTTTACCAAGCTGCAAAATTGGCAAATTGCGTTGAATGCAGGCGTACGCAGTTCGAATGCCACCATCGTCGCCACGGACGTCGATGGCGACGGCTATACCGATCTTCTTACCAATACGAAGGACCAAAAAGTCCACGTGGCATTCGGTTTCGGCGACGGGAGATTCAATTCCAAACCGCCCGGCCCCATGCCGCCACCCATTGCGGATCAAAAAGCCGACATATTGAATGATCCCATGGCGAACGAAGCAGCCAAAGACGGTCATCTCTTCGTGGCGCTCGAATTCGACCCAAACCATCCCGGAATCGATTATTATGCTCCCCCATGCCCCCCGCAGGCGGACTTTTCGTCCCCCACGTGCGCCTACGTTGCTGGCGGCTGTGAAGCGGTCGTCGCCGATATCGACGCCGACGGCGATGACGACGTGATCATCAGCGAAGGACAAAGCGTCGATATCGCGGTACATCGTCAAAATGGCGGCGCATTCAATGTCACATTTCTCGGAACGGCTTGCCCGCCACACAACCTTGGAGCCGGTGATTTCGATGGCGACGGGGTCGTGGACGTCGCTTTCTTCGACCAGACGAGCAAAGGGCCCGAGGCAAATACGACGGCCCTATCGATTGCCTACGGCAATGCATTCGCAGCTCCGAGCGCACCGATCATGAGCGGCAGATTCGACGAGGCAAACGGTCTTTCGGTCGTGCACTTTGGCCATCCTGGCACCGGCGCGCAAATTGGCATCACTCGTTCGATAGGTAAGGATAACAAGGGGAGCGCGCTCGCCGTCGTCGAAGTGGGCAACGAACGCGCGGTCGTCGCGCCGTATTATCTGACAGCCGATATCATGGGCGCTCAGTCGCTCGATTCGCTCAACCTCGTTGCACAAACCGCGGGGCTCTTCCGAAAGAACGACGAATCCAAGCCCATCCCGGCATTGGCCATACTGACACAGTCAAAAGCGGCATATCAACTGTGGCTCGTGGAATCCAACGAAGATGCAGGCTCGCTACGCGCCGCGCCCAGAAGTGAATCCACGGAAATCCCATGCACGTCCCATTGCGTGCTCGCGGCTATCTCGCGCGGCGAAACGGATACGAACGACCTACTGCTTCTTGGTGACGAGATCGCCGTGATTTATGGGGCGGTGGACGGCGAGTTCGTAGAGGAAAAACGAATCACGTTGAAGCACTCGTTCACTTCGCTCATTTCTGCGACAAACCCTCCCAAGTATGCGCCCCGTCCGCTCGTGGAAGATATCGACGACGATGAATGGATGGATGTCGTTGCATTGGCAAACACGGGTGCGCTGGTGGGATTGTTTGGCGCAGCCGATGGTGGCTTTACCGAAGTCGAGCTCATTGGAGCGCCTTCGTGCTGGGGTAAAGCAGGTTGTGGCAATTACGCAGCGGCAGCCATCGACGTCGATGGCGACGCAAAGCCCGACCTCGTCATTGCGGGTTCCGAGCTTCCCGGCGCTTCCGCAACGACTTCGGTCATGGCTTATCGCGCAACGACGCGGGAGCTGTCAGCCATCCCCGGCATTTCGATCCATGCGGAAAAGCTCCGTGCCGATGCTGATTACGTGGCCCTGGGAGCCGACGATATCGATGCCGATGGCGTGACGGACCTCGTTTTCATGCCGAGCAGCAATTATTTTACGGTCCTTCGCGGACGTCCGGAGCACGAATGA
- a CDS encoding serine/threonine protein kinase, whose protein sequence is MSLTCPTCRTTYAEGTVNCPLDTTPLLPDEAFANADVSVEPGTMIGEYRVEKKLGEGSFGAVYAGVQPLIGKKVAIKLLHKRMSSEPEIVTRFIDEARAVNRIGHRNIIDVFSFGVHESSQHYFVMEFCEGMTLGQLLQQKKRLLPAEALPILRGIADGLDAAHQAGVTHRDLKPDNVFLMREKDGSFFPKLLDFGVAKLVREEGAQQTATGVAIGTPRYMSPEQCRGKKVDHRTDIYALGCVTHEMLTGKPVFEADSTVDLLFKHTTEKPPSMSSVCPSIPPELDEPVLAMLAKRPLGRPNSAGAAVDALAEALRLAARAPKAAAAPELEVANTMRAPAVDDERAIPDDVPSTKDAIPATRKSYTELPAAEAKTIQVAADVVTEIAAAPPVQSQMPATLASPPLTAAVVVDKTPEVKVVGATTMTTATSTLMSQGVPSSQRSKQTAYIAIAGVAVLIGAGAMYMRRTNDSAIIGAPESAPSQSTQVLTPEPGTITLRLAVMPADARILVDGRDLGGAGDAIVLPREKKQHAVRIERQGYESQTMWISAEADKELGPISLTALAPAPSISASNDKPVVPASKPATTKPRLNKDLWKPEELGGPK, encoded by the coding sequence ATGAGCTTGACCTGTCCGACGTGTCGCACGACGTATGCGGAGGGCACCGTAAATTGTCCGCTCGACACGACTCCATTGCTTCCTGACGAAGCTTTTGCGAACGCGGACGTGAGCGTCGAACCGGGAACGATGATCGGCGAATATCGCGTTGAAAAGAAGCTCGGCGAAGGATCGTTCGGCGCGGTTTATGCCGGCGTGCAGCCGCTCATTGGCAAAAAGGTCGCCATCAAGCTCTTGCACAAGCGCATGTCTTCCGAGCCGGAAATCGTGACGCGATTCATCGACGAGGCGCGAGCGGTCAATCGGATTGGTCATCGAAATATCATCGACGTATTCTCGTTCGGGGTGCACGAAAGCAGCCAGCATTACTTCGTCATGGAGTTTTGCGAAGGGATGACGCTCGGGCAGCTTTTGCAACAGAAAAAGCGCCTCTTGCCGGCCGAAGCATTACCCATTTTGCGAGGTATTGCCGATGGTCTGGATGCGGCTCATCAAGCGGGCGTGACGCACCGGGATTTGAAGCCCGACAACGTATTTCTCATGCGTGAAAAAGACGGCAGCTTTTTTCCGAAGTTGCTCGATTTCGGTGTCGCCAAGCTCGTGCGCGAGGAAGGTGCGCAGCAAACGGCGACCGGTGTTGCCATAGGCACGCCGCGCTATATGTCGCCCGAACAGTGTCGAGGGAAAAAAGTCGATCACCGCACGGACATTTATGCGCTAGGGTGCGTGACGCACGAAATGCTCACGGGCAAACCCGTTTTCGAAGCGGATTCGACGGTGGATCTGCTCTTCAAACACACCACCGAAAAACCACCATCGATGTCGAGTGTTTGTCCGAGCATACCACCAGAGCTCGACGAGCCGGTTCTCGCAATGCTCGCAAAGCGCCCGCTTGGCCGGCCCAATTCGGCAGGAGCGGCGGTCGATGCGCTTGCCGAAGCCTTGCGCCTCGCAGCTCGGGCCCCCAAAGCCGCGGCAGCGCCGGAATTGGAGGTCGCCAATACGATGCGCGCTCCTGCGGTCGATGATGAACGCGCGATTCCGGATGACGTGCCCTCGACGAAGGATGCGATCCCAGCGACGCGCAAGTCATATACCGAGCTGCCGGCGGCCGAAGCAAAAACGATACAAGTCGCAGCGGACGTGGTCACCGAAATCGCTGCGGCGCCGCCAGTGCAATCTCAGATGCCCGCGACACTGGCAAGTCCACCGCTCACGGCGGCTGTCGTCGTCGACAAAACGCCGGAAGTCAAGGTCGTTGGCGCGACCACGATGACGACGGCGACTTCGACATTGATGTCACAGGGCGTGCCGTCATCGCAACGTTCCAAGCAAACAGCCTATATTGCGATCGCTGGAGTAGCCGTGTTGATCGGCGCCGGGGCGATGTACATGCGGCGCACGAACGATTCCGCAATTATTGGTGCGCCGGAATCCGCACCGAGCCAATCGACGCAGGTGCTCACGCCCGAGCCCGGGACGATTACATTGCGCCTCGCAGTCATGCCCGCGGATGCCAGAATTCTCGTCGATGGCCGTGACTTGGGCGGAGCTGGCGATGCAATCGTACTTCCCCGCGAAAAAAAGCAGCACGCGGTACGCATCGAGCGGCAAGGCTACGAATCACAAACGATGTGGATTTCGGCGGAGGCCGACAAGGAGCTCGGTCCCATATCGCTCACCGCACTCGCTCCGGCGCCATCCATTTCGGCATCGAATGACAAACCCGTCGTTCCAGCCAGCAAACCCGCAACCACCAAACCTCGGCTCAACAAGGACCTGTGGAAGCCCGAGGAGCTCGGGGGTCCCAAATGA
- a CDS encoding DUF2169 domain-containing protein codes for MLFAREEDVQGEQSAVVTSVPFALGVVPWRQGGILRVTVIVKATFSAKTSPMTPASAPQPYRISDAHYKNQPMARVIAASDRVPQKPRVDVTVLGHAHANRGQSVAEMTARVALMQAGRFAIDKRVRVVGARVADDSPPVPFIRMPIVYERALGGIGTAENPIGCGEEDADDDDRPNILDPNDPSRPIGFGPIGAAWPIRKKRLGATSARDVESPLMVLPDEFDLSFFQSAPEDQQIDELSPDAVLILEGFDPERQSVEVELPCARAMGAIYGLEVSDPDMATHIEFRADTLHVDVDNWIATITFRGHVEILDESRLDQMVVATGIGIGGLAPVIPALRPPPERIKSAAEVSPAAASENMGGTLMLGNDAPVRGPALPFAPGYAGALSKAKKRSSETLVLPLSAWSKGPTRNLSTETLALPPSSPELMQPSPPTPQPAVAQFSSTPAVAPGPLPISPPPLLPLVPRAEPEIRLADAPAPAMPVASAEEPARRPEEIVDIDRYGFVSAHLAERGAKPDQVLRTQDIDPVIWRKADRFWRQELKREMAEGIPDKLPKFEEAFVRGWESLHPGRFGVEHYARLTIAEREARIVRELRAQGVEPSMGMRLRRVWRRRIESDQALRAAFKALVDVKRPETRAEAR; via the coding sequence GTGCTGTTTGCTCGGGAGGAAGACGTGCAGGGAGAACAATCAGCAGTCGTGACGTCGGTGCCCTTTGCGCTGGGGGTCGTTCCTTGGCGGCAAGGGGGCATATTGCGGGTCACGGTCATTGTCAAAGCCACGTTTTCGGCAAAAACATCTCCCATGACTCCGGCGAGCGCTCCGCAACCTTACCGGATTTCGGATGCACATTACAAGAACCAGCCGATGGCGCGGGTGATTGCTGCGTCGGATCGCGTGCCCCAAAAGCCGCGCGTCGACGTGACGGTTCTTGGACACGCCCACGCAAATCGCGGGCAATCCGTGGCAGAAATGACGGCACGCGTCGCATTGATGCAAGCAGGTCGATTTGCCATTGACAAGCGCGTGCGCGTCGTGGGGGCGCGTGTGGCGGACGATAGCCCGCCCGTCCCTTTCATTCGAATGCCCATCGTGTACGAGCGAGCGCTCGGCGGAATCGGCACGGCCGAAAATCCGATTGGTTGTGGTGAAGAAGATGCCGATGACGACGATCGGCCGAATATTTTGGATCCCAATGACCCATCGCGCCCGATTGGATTCGGCCCCATCGGTGCGGCATGGCCCATTCGCAAGAAAAGGCTCGGTGCGACATCTGCTCGAGACGTCGAATCGCCGCTCATGGTTTTACCGGACGAATTCGACCTTTCGTTTTTTCAATCCGCGCCCGAGGATCAACAAATCGATGAATTGTCTCCCGACGCCGTCCTGATTCTCGAAGGATTCGATCCCGAACGGCAAAGCGTCGAAGTCGAGCTGCCCTGTGCTCGGGCGATGGGCGCAATTTACGGCCTCGAAGTAAGCGACCCCGACATGGCGACGCACATAGAATTTCGCGCCGATACCCTGCACGTCGATGTCGATAATTGGATCGCGACCATTACGTTTCGCGGACATGTCGAAATTCTCGACGAATCGCGACTCGATCAGATGGTCGTGGCAACGGGTATCGGCATAGGAGGGCTCGCGCCGGTCATTCCAGCACTCCGTCCACCGCCGGAACGAATCAAATCGGCCGCGGAAGTTTCCCCTGCAGCAGCGAGCGAAAACATGGGTGGCACGTTGATGCTTGGCAATGACGCTCCAGTGCGCGGCCCCGCATTGCCGTTTGCTCCAGGGTATGCTGGCGCATTGTCGAAAGCAAAGAAGCGCAGCAGCGAAACGCTCGTGTTGCCGCTCTCGGCGTGGTCGAAAGGTCCCACGCGCAATTTGTCGACGGAAACGTTGGCGCTCCCTCCGTCGTCGCCCGAATTGATGCAGCCGTCTCCTCCGACCCCACAACCAGCGGTTGCGCAATTTTCATCGACACCAGCGGTCGCGCCGGGACCGCTGCCGATATCTCCACCGCCGCTTTTGCCCTTGGTGCCGCGCGCCGAGCCCGAAATTCGGCTGGCAGATGCGCCCGCTCCTGCAATGCCTGTGGCATCGGCGGAAGAACCAGCGCGCCGTCCAGAAGAAATCGTGGACATCGATCGATATGGGTTCGTCTCGGCACACCTTGCCGAACGAGGTGCGAAGCCGGATCAGGTGCTTCGCACGCAAGATATCGATCCGGTGATTTGGCGCAAGGCGGACAGGTTTTGGCGCCAGGAGCTGAAACGTGAGATGGCCGAAGGAATACCGGACAAACTGCCCAAGTTCGAGGAAGCTTTCGTGCGCGGGTGGGAGAGCCTGCACCCGGGCCGGTTTGGCGTCGAGCATTATGCGCGATTGACGATTGCAGAACGAGAAGCGCGAATCGTGCGAGAGCTTCGGGCACAAGGCGTCGAACCATCCATGGGCATGCGGCTTCGTCGAGTGTGGCGGCGTCGCATCGAGTCTGATCAAGCGCTTCGAGCGGCTTTCAAAGCACTCGTCGACGTCAAGAGGCCAGAAACGCGGGCGGAGGCACGGTAA
- a CDS encoding DUF2169 domain-containing protein: MDERVPINEEQLGHFIGQLARDIEAIKSSPKTEELFVGEMDGVRMGALLVKRTYRAEHGRLVPMTDDKQNPICLGDVPYAELSPPFVSPIIAGDESHAFKRMTDVIVQASAQAYGKNTTKTTVGLRFGKIEREIVVYGDRRGEFDLMGNPRFSEPEPFDSIPIRWDYAYGGFDKWGFKRKGIPFLDAIKPKPEWEIGSATPYHYPRNPAGCGFLLELDKETFTNLAIPNLEHPFAPLVPAAMAVGEVERWMRGPLPAAWDFQPLDWFPRCGYLGATPPYIDEGIPLAEVTRGYVAKDILSIPSFLKAKRHADYRLEFLQSAAPGLAVPLVSPDEQFVLTNVHPEEKSHWFSLPGELPSVLVELAPGNVVEADPKLVTVVIRVDLGEVECLWSARFPLPPELSEEDLLEARRVVQWKRPGKRG, encoded by the coding sequence ATGGACGAGCGAGTCCCCATCAACGAAGAGCAACTCGGGCACTTCATCGGGCAGCTCGCGCGCGATATCGAGGCCATCAAGTCGTCGCCCAAGACCGAGGAGCTTTTCGTCGGCGAAATGGACGGGGTTCGTATGGGCGCGCTGCTCGTCAAACGAACCTACCGTGCCGAGCATGGGCGTCTGGTTCCAATGACTGATGACAAACAGAATCCTATTTGCCTCGGCGACGTCCCGTATGCGGAGCTTTCTCCACCGTTCGTCTCGCCCATCATTGCCGGAGACGAAAGTCATGCCTTCAAACGCATGACGGACGTCATCGTCCAAGCGAGCGCGCAGGCGTACGGGAAAAACACGACGAAAACGACGGTCGGCCTGCGTTTTGGAAAAATCGAACGAGAGATCGTCGTGTATGGCGATAGGCGTGGCGAGTTCGATCTCATGGGCAATCCGCGTTTTTCGGAGCCCGAGCCATTCGATTCGATCCCCATTCGTTGGGATTATGCCTATGGTGGATTCGACAAATGGGGCTTTAAACGCAAGGGCATCCCATTTCTCGATGCCATCAAACCAAAACCGGAATGGGAAATCGGGTCCGCGACGCCTTATCATTACCCGCGAAATCCGGCTGGTTGCGGATTCTTGCTCGAGCTCGACAAGGAAACGTTCACGAACCTCGCAATCCCGAATCTCGAGCATCCGTTTGCGCCTCTCGTGCCCGCGGCGATGGCCGTTGGTGAAGTCGAGCGATGGATGCGTGGGCCATTGCCTGCCGCGTGGGACTTTCAGCCCCTCGACTGGTTTCCTCGATGCGGGTATCTCGGAGCGACGCCGCCTTATATCGATGAAGGCATTCCGCTGGCCGAAGTGACGCGCGGCTACGTGGCGAAGGACATTCTGTCGATCCCGTCGTTTCTGAAAGCAAAGCGTCACGCAGATTATCGCCTTGAATTTCTGCAATCGGCAGCTCCAGGTTTGGCTGTGCCGTTGGTTTCTCCCGATGAACAGTTCGTATTGACGAACGTACATCCCGAGGAGAAATCACATTGGTTCTCGTTACCAGGCGAACTCCCGAGCGTGCTCGTGGAACTTGCGCCGGGAAATGTCGTGGAGGCAGATCCAAAGCTCGTGACCGTGGTGATCCGCGTCGATCTTGGCGAGGTGGAATGCTTGTGGAGTGCGCGGTTTCCA